A single genomic interval of Bacteroidales bacterium harbors:
- a CDS encoding ATP-binding cassette domain-containing protein yields MAILTANKVTKRFGDFTALNGVSLEVNDQAIFGLLGPNGAGKTTLIRIINQITGPDEGEVFYSGHKLHPDDIAEIGYLPEERGLYKKMGVGEQAIYLAQLKGLSRNDAVKRLKYWFEKFEIQAWWNKKVEELSKGMQQKVQFIVTVVHEPKLLIFDEPFSGFDPINVNLLRDEILELRRKGSTIIFSTHNMASVEELCDDIVLINKSNKILDGNVKEIRRQHFNDTYRIHYRNPTQELKPLLMPGFELLEASQSDGLHEALIKIPKGTDSGVLLGKLLPHLQIAYFSEVIPSMNDIFISEVNAENAVNANSILES; encoded by the coding sequence ATGGCAATTCTGACTGCCAACAAAGTGACCAAACGATTCGGGGATTTTACTGCATTGAATGGAGTAAGCCTTGAAGTCAACGATCAGGCGATTTTCGGACTCCTTGGGCCTAATGGTGCAGGGAAAACAACCTTAATCCGCATCATAAACCAGATTACCGGACCTGATGAAGGCGAAGTGTTTTATTCCGGGCATAAATTACATCCCGATGACATTGCTGAAATCGGCTACCTTCCTGAAGAACGTGGTTTATATAAGAAGATGGGAGTTGGAGAACAGGCGATTTACCTTGCTCAATTAAAAGGGCTTAGCAGGAATGATGCAGTTAAGAGACTGAAATACTGGTTTGAAAAATTTGAAATTCAAGCCTGGTGGAATAAGAAAGTGGAGGAACTCTCTAAGGGTATGCAACAAAAGGTTCAATTCATAGTAACTGTTGTGCATGAGCCGAAATTATTAATCTTTGATGAGCCTTTCAGTGGTTTTGATCCAATAAATGTCAACCTGTTAAGGGATGAAATCCTTGAACTGAGAAGAAAAGGGTCCACTATCATCTTTTCTACCCATAATATGGCTTCGGTAGAAGAACTCTGTGACGATATTGTTCTAATCAACAAGTCAAACAAAATCCTGGATGGAAATGTAAAAGAGATCCGCAGGCAGCATTTTAATGATACATACAGAATTCACTACAGGAATCCGACTCAGGAGCTTAAACCATTGTTAATGCCGGGATTTGAACTGCTTGAAGCCTCCCAATCTGATGGATTGCATGAAGCATTGATTAAAATACCCAAAGGGACTGATTCGGGCGTGCTATTAGGCAAACTCCTCCCCCACCTTCAGATTGCCTATTTCTCTGAAGTGATTCCTTCAATGAATGATATCTTTATTTCAGAAGTAAATGCAGAAAATGCGGTGAATGCCAATTCAATCCTTGAATCCTGA
- a CDS encoding PAS domain S-box protein, translated as MSKKANNIEKVNSDNHTRFRKIFEEGPFGIIMAGADGKFIDVNQQFCSMLGYKKQELLGITFKHITHPDHIEQDVYNLQKLLKNEITEYQTEKRYLRKDESILWGKIKVSIINSDNGDFLYFLSMIEDITIQKNTEQELQKQRTRIQSVIDCITTLGTDHDANINSLTSICGELLGATCALYNRLEDGKLFSAGKWNTPKDFIERDAPEGHICFDVIRNNLENSIIVKNLPDTSYNTSDPNVKAYALKTYCGHVVRCEGKAIGSLCVVYQDDIDFSEDDLRLIELISNAIGNEDNRRQKTLLLQQQQQILSVTEELSNTGGWEYDLRTEQLTWTDEMYLIHGLFKDEYIPTLQSVLSYYSDSDQEVIRNAFNSLRKDGTPFDLEVTLIDAHGTQHWIRTIGKIVKSGDTIIKVVGNLIDITEQKTTEMELRKSEMRFRHISSSISDLSYSCVTNEKNEFSLDWVYGPVEKLTGYTEAEFQNFSCWGHLIIDEDIPIFKKHILEVSPGSSDKCDLRMKRKDGRIIWITASAECVKLEQEPGKCNLYGAIEDITERKKIEEVQLFLIHSGWNSKQEEFFQSLAKFLSSILDMEYVCIDKLSENMKMATTIAVFYSGVFEDNLTYSLKDTPCGDVVEKTVCCIPEKVKDLYPKDKVLQEMKAESYIGTTLWSSTGNPIGLLALIDRNPLSNPHLAQTILKMVAIRAAGELERREVEESLRKSEVENRAIVEAVPDLLFHISREGKILNYRANDIKLLFTIPENFIGKKLKEVFPPELSKLLNNKLEEVFLVRKQIDFEYNLKIGDELKTFECRFILLSESESLAIIRDITERRIEQEEISRHLQEQKFLAEVAGNLISMKNRKDIYEYIGSCIHKVVGESYVVVSSIDESENYVQIAGVFGFGKILDMIKKLLGIDPNHFNAPINKMSEVELQLFKRLAFSRITKDIIYTVSASQISRKVARSIEKLLGIKVLYSIGFSNDTQAYGGVVIMLKEDAPLTHVNLLETLVSQASIAIQRLLAEEKLQVERDNLQSILSSSPVGMIILDEDQKITQANEAAAEIFGIRLNEMLNMPCGEFLGCINRNSTDAGCGHNPECKACNINNSILEALERQIVIRDRESELLQEQANGGKSVWFRYSIEPIILNRKLHLILALHNITEQKKSQAILQSTHDHYLNLIEKAPDGIALVKADGRFVYASPSAMRIFGYEESEITNFHPDSLTHPEDLPMVLEALQHLMIDPSFIPTIQYRFQHKDGSWRWIESTMRNLLSEPSVEAIVINFRDINERKQAEDALHNSEKRFRALIENSSDAIIVIDQNATILYESPAYSRITGRDIKDRIGENGFEFIHEDDLPMVRDKIHQLIESPDIPVNAVFRNLHQDGSWHYLECVAANKLTDPSINGLVINMYDITQRWQAEQALKESESKYKGLFEANKDGISIFYVNPDETLSTFVEVNEAAAAMIGCSREEFLASSVVDFEVNVGPELLEKRRNLLLTKGFVNTETKIIHKDGHLIDVELFIIPILYNNRMALMNIVRDISERKAAQQAILESEERWAFAVEGSNDGMWDWDVSNNTVYYSNRWKEMLGYEPNDISEDVNAWSKLLHPEDKDAVIKEIDRHLKGETASYLTEHRLLCKDGSYKWILDRGKVLQWSPDGKPLRMVGTHTDISERKKSEEALLVKDAALNSASSGIGMTNLDGLLTYVNPALVQMWGYDSAEELLGKPAMNFWKSPEELTDSIQKALTLGHCSGEMMAEKKDGTAFPVWFLTTNIVDSHGNIIGLMGSFIDISEQKEAQLALLRSEEKYRRLTDNAVDIIFRLELNPEIKVSYISPSIKATTGFSQSEFETGEREILDKIYPEDKPKLIQLLLEKVVPKEPILLRWNIKAGGYKWMESRIVPIYNTVGNLIAIEGISRDITADKLAREALNESETRFRSLFNSSPDAIILADVETGIIVEVNSAATQLIGKEEKEIIGKHFTSLHPKRFHDFSVGNFNVKSSRYQSAGEMNPTENLITRANGLEIPVEISASVINLKGRKVMHGVFRDITERKKSEQALRESEGLTRAVLNSLHAHVAVLDSDGMIISVNEPWRHFGLENGINTFMGSIENVNYLEVIKKAIQEGDSGLIEIQQGIKDVINGRIGKYETEYPCHSVQEKKWFSMYVTPLSSENGGAVITHENITQRKLAEEAVKESEDKFRTLAESSPYAIMIYQDDVWVYTNASGERICEYSAEELHTIKFWEIVAPEFRNEIRNLGRNRQKGQIPDASYEFQIITKHGIRKWVFLTGSSLIFKGKPAGIISVVDITDRKLAEEEVQRERLLLRTLIDNLPDTIYVKDNQARKVLANRADLKVMGFKSESEVIGKDDIELLGPEIGGRGLRDDLKVLKSKKPLFNKEEDFIDNEGIQRWLLTSKIPLLDDHGKAMGLIGIGRDISERKQTDLALRLSEEKHRTLYETMAQGVVYQDATGRILSCNKAAERLLGLSTEQMKGKESTSPMWKSIHEDGSPYPGEEHPSMQALKTGKPVKNKIMGIFNPQIEQIVWIKIDAVPQFHPGEKQPFQVFTTLDDITERRLAEIAIQRSEKRYRSLFNEMLEGFSLHEIICDENDTPVNYRFLDANPAFEKMTGLKASEIVGKTVLDVLPSIEPSWINNFGKVAISGNPLNFEDYAASLNKYYHVMAFSPEPRKFAAMITDITERKLAEEALRSSRQQLMDIIDFLPDATFVIDNEKKVIAWNKAIEEMTGISKAGMIGKGDHHYTIPFYGKKQKQLLDFLDSDEHELRQKYHNIYKKGNTLHAEIFAPNLYGGKGAYLSNIGAPLFDVNGLRIGSIESIRDITDRKQAEEEIYQLNAQLEQRVAERTSDLEAAMHEMEAFSYSVSHDLRSPLRAIEGFSKILQDEYEQLFDNEGHRILKVIRDNTLKMDQLITDLLSLSRISRFEIKHSQIDMNLMVKGIINEFSQTMGDLNIEFTIPKLLNGNGDTNLVKQVWVNLISNAIKYTKPKEDRKIEISCYKDGFMTTYSVKDNGVGFNPEFTHKLFGVFQRLHKASEFEGTGVGLAIVRRIINRHNGKTWATGELGKGATFYFSLPNKPISE; from the coding sequence ATGAGTAAAAAGGCAAACAATATTGAAAAAGTCAACTCCGACAACCACACTCGTTTTCGGAAGATTTTTGAAGAAGGTCCATTTGGAATTATAATGGCTGGAGCAGACGGGAAATTTATTGATGTAAACCAGCAATTCTGCTCAATGCTTGGATATAAAAAGCAAGAGTTATTAGGTATAACATTTAAACATATTACACATCCAGATCATATAGAGCAAGATGTTTATAATTTGCAAAAACTGTTAAAAAATGAAATAACTGAATATCAAACAGAAAAAAGATATCTGCGTAAAGATGAATCAATCCTTTGGGGAAAGATAAAAGTTAGTATTATAAATTCTGATAACGGTGATTTCCTGTACTTTCTTAGCATGATTGAAGATATCACCATTCAAAAGAACACAGAACAAGAATTACAGAAACAAAGGACAAGAATCCAAAGTGTGATTGATTGCATTACCACTTTAGGTACAGATCATGATGCAAATATCAATAGCCTGACCTCAATTTGTGGGGAATTACTAGGAGCTACCTGTGCACTTTATAACCGCCTGGAAGATGGGAAATTATTCTCTGCAGGTAAATGGAATACACCGAAAGATTTCATTGAAAGGGATGCTCCTGAAGGACATATTTGTTTTGATGTCATCAGAAATAATCTTGAAAACTCCATCATAGTTAAGAATCTGCCTGATACATCGTACAATACCTCTGATCCTAACGTGAAAGCGTATGCCCTTAAAACCTATTGTGGGCATGTTGTCAGATGCGAAGGGAAAGCGATTGGTTCCCTTTGTGTTGTCTACCAGGATGATATAGATTTTAGTGAAGATGATCTTCGTTTGATAGAATTGATTTCGAATGCGATAGGTAACGAGGATAACAGAAGGCAAAAGACTCTTCTTTTACAGCAGCAACAACAAATTCTTTCTGTTACTGAAGAGCTTTCAAATACTGGAGGGTGGGAATATGATCTAAGGACAGAACAGCTTACCTGGACGGATGAGATGTATCTGATTCATGGTCTTTTTAAAGATGAATATATACCTACCCTTCAATCTGTACTTAGCTATTATTCCGATTCTGACCAGGAAGTTATCAGAAATGCATTCAATTCACTCCGTAAAGATGGCACCCCTTTTGACCTTGAAGTTACTTTAATCGATGCTCATGGAACACAGCATTGGATAAGAACCATTGGCAAAATTGTGAAAAGCGGTGATACTATTATCAAAGTGGTTGGGAACCTGATTGATATCACTGAACAAAAAACGACTGAAATGGAGTTGAGGAAGAGTGAAATGCGCTTCAGGCATATTTCTTCCAGTATTTCAGATTTATCCTATTCCTGTGTCACAAATGAAAAAAATGAATTTTCGTTAGATTGGGTATATGGGCCTGTTGAAAAACTTACAGGTTACACAGAAGCAGAATTCCAGAATTTCTCTTGTTGGGGACATCTGATTATTGATGAGGACATCCCGATTTTTAAAAAGCACATTCTTGAAGTTAGTCCCGGATCATCGGATAAATGTGATTTAAGGATGAAACGAAAAGATGGTAGAATTATCTGGATTACTGCCTCAGCTGAATGTGTTAAACTGGAACAGGAACCTGGAAAATGCAATCTCTATGGTGCTATTGAAGATATTACTGAAAGAAAGAAAATAGAAGAGGTTCAACTATTTCTCATTCATTCCGGATGGAATTCGAAACAGGAAGAATTCTTCCAGTCTTTGGCAAAATTTCTGTCTTCAATCCTGGATATGGAATATGTCTGTATTGACAAACTTTCAGAAAATATGAAAATGGCAACAACCATTGCCGTTTTCTATAGTGGTGTTTTTGAGGACAATCTCACTTATTCATTAAAAGATACTCCTTGTGGCGATGTTGTTGAAAAGACTGTGTGTTGTATCCCGGAAAAAGTCAAGGACTTGTACCCAAAAGACAAGGTTCTTCAGGAAATGAAAGCAGAAAGCTATATTGGCACTACGCTTTGGTCCTCAACAGGCAATCCTATCGGGCTTCTGGCTCTGATCGACAGGAATCCTTTATCAAATCCTCACCTGGCGCAAACCATTCTCAAAATGGTAGCAATCAGAGCCGCCGGAGAATTAGAAAGGAGAGAAGTAGAAGAATCACTCAGGAAAAGTGAAGTTGAGAATCGTGCCATTGTTGAAGCTGTACCAGACTTATTGTTTCATATAAGCAGAGAGGGGAAAATCCTTAATTACAGAGCAAATGATATCAAATTACTTTTTACCATCCCTGAAAATTTCATCGGGAAAAAATTGAAGGAGGTATTTCCGCCGGAGCTTTCAAAGCTACTGAACAACAAGCTTGAAGAAGTATTCCTGGTCCGAAAGCAAATAGATTTCGAATATAATCTGAAAATCGGTGATGAATTAAAAACCTTCGAATGCCGTTTCATCCTCCTTTCAGAGTCAGAATCACTGGCCATTATAAGGGATATCACTGAACGCAGGATTGAGCAGGAAGAAATTAGCCGTCACCTGCAAGAGCAAAAATTTCTTGCTGAAGTTGCAGGTAACCTGATTTCGATGAAGAATCGAAAAGATATCTATGAATACATTGGGTCATGTATTCATAAGGTAGTAGGTGAATCCTATGTAGTGGTTTCTTCGATTGATGAATCAGAAAATTATGTCCAGATTGCGGGAGTTTTTGGTTTTGGGAAAATTCTGGATATGATCAAAAAACTCCTGGGTATTGACCCAAATCACTTTAACGCTCCGATCAATAAAATGTCGGAAGTTGAATTGCAACTATTTAAGCGATTGGCCTTTTCACGGATTACAAAAGATATCATCTATACTGTCTCGGCCAGCCAAATCAGTAGAAAAGTAGCCCGATCAATCGAAAAACTCCTGGGAATTAAGGTACTTTACTCAATTGGATTCAGTAATGACACACAGGCCTATGGAGGTGTTGTGATCATGTTGAAGGAAGATGCGCCATTAACCCATGTGAATTTACTTGAAACACTTGTCAGCCAGGCTTCAATAGCCATTCAGCGCCTTTTGGCTGAAGAGAAATTGCAGGTAGAGCGTGATAACCTGCAATCCATTTTATCTTCATCACCTGTTGGTATGATTATCCTTGATGAAGATCAAAAAATAACACAAGCCAATGAAGCTGCAGCAGAGATTTTCGGTATCCGCCTAAATGAAATGCTAAATATGCCTTGTGGAGAATTCCTGGGTTGTATAAACCGAAATTCAACTGATGCCGGCTGTGGCCACAACCCGGAATGTAAAGCTTGTAACATAAATAACTCAATTCTGGAAGCCCTTGAAAGACAAATTGTAATTCGTGACAGGGAATCAGAGTTATTACAAGAACAAGCTAATGGGGGCAAATCCGTCTGGTTTCGTTATAGTATTGAGCCTATAATTCTGAACCGGAAGTTGCACCTGATCCTTGCCTTACATAATATCACAGAACAAAAAAAGTCGCAGGCCATCCTTCAGAGTACTCATGATCACTATCTGAATCTGATTGAAAAAGCCCCTGATGGTATTGCTTTGGTTAAAGCTGATGGCCGTTTTGTATATGCCAGTCCCTCAGCCATGAGAATATTTGGGTATGAAGAATCGGAAATAACCAATTTCCATCCTGATTCACTTACTCATCCTGAAGACTTACCCATGGTGTTGGAAGCCCTCCAACATTTAATGATTGACCCCTCATTCATACCCACCATCCAATATCGGTTTCAACATAAAGATGGCAGTTGGCGTTGGATTGAAAGCACGATGCGGAATCTGTTATCAGAACCAAGCGTCGAGGCTATCGTTATCAATTTCAGGGATATAAATGAAAGGAAACAGGCTGAAGATGCCTTACATAATAGTGAAAAACGATTCAGGGCTTTGATTGAAAACAGTTCAGATGCCATCATTGTAATCGACCAGAATGCCACTATTTTATATGAAAGCCCCGCATATAGCAGGATTACAGGAAGAGATATTAAGGATAGGATCGGCGAAAATGGCTTTGAATTTATTCATGAAGACGATTTGCCAATGGTTCGTGATAAAATTCATCAATTAATTGAATCACCAGATATACCAGTTAATGCTGTATTTCGCAATCTCCATCAGGATGGATCATGGCATTACCTTGAATGTGTAGCCGCCAATAAATTGACCGATCCTTCCATCAATGGACTGGTTATCAATATGTATGATATAACCCAGCGTTGGCAGGCTGAACAAGCACTTAAAGAAAGTGAATCAAAATACAAGGGTCTTTTTGAAGCCAATAAGGATGGAATCTCCATTTTTTATGTAAATCCGGATGAAACACTCAGCACTTTCGTAGAAGTTAATGAAGCTGCAGCAGCTATGATTGGCTGCTCAAGAGAAGAATTTTTAGCCTCTTCCGTCGTCGATTTTGAGGTAAATGTCGGGCCAGAGTTGCTGGAAAAAAGAAGAAACCTGTTGCTCACTAAAGGCTTTGTTAATACTGAAACTAAGATTATACATAAAGATGGTCATCTGATTGATGTCGAATTGTTCATTATTCCAATTCTTTATAATAACAGGATGGCATTAATGAATATTGTCAGGGACATTTCGGAACGGAAAGCGGCTCAACAAGCTATACTTGAAAGTGAGGAACGATGGGCTTTTGCTGTTGAAGGCAGTAATGACGGTATGTGGGACTGGGATGTTTCAAACAACACCGTTTATTATTCAAATCGCTGGAAAGAGATGCTGGGTTATGAACCCAATGATATCAGTGAAGATGTTAATGCCTGGTCAAAACTGTTACACCCTGAAGATAAAGACGCTGTTATTAAAGAAATAGACCGGCATTTGAAAGGTGAAACAGCCAGCTATTTAACTGAACACCGGCTTTTATGCAAGGATGGAAGTTACAAATGGATTCTCGACAGGGGAAAAGTCCTGCAGTGGAGTCCTGACGGGAAACCACTCCGTATGGTAGGAACGCATACAGATATTTCGGAGAGGAAAAAATCTGAAGAGGCACTCCTTGTAAAAGATGCTGCATTAAATTCAGCGAGTTCAGGCATTGGCATGACCAATCTGGATGGTCTGTTGACCTATGTAAACCCTGCTTTGGTACAAATGTGGGGGTATGACTCTGCTGAAGAACTGCTTGGAAAACCTGCCATGAACTTTTGGAAATCACCGGAAGAACTTACTGATTCCATACAAAAAGCACTTACCCTTGGTCATTGTTCAGGGGAAATGATGGCTGAAAAGAAAGATGGCACAGCATTTCCTGTTTGGTTCCTCACCACCAACATTGTAGATTCACATGGAAATATCATCGGGCTTATGGGCTCATTTATTGATATTTCTGAACAAAAAGAAGCTCAGTTGGCTCTGTTAAGAAGTGAAGAAAAATATCGCAGACTTACTGATAATGCAGTGGATATCATATTCCGGCTCGAGTTAAACCCGGAAATTAAGGTTTCTTATATCAGTCCAAGTATCAAAGCAACAACAGGTTTTTCTCAAAGTGAATTTGAGACTGGAGAGAGAGAAATACTCGACAAAATATATCCAGAAGATAAGCCCAAACTAATTCAACTTTTATTAGAAAAAGTAGTCCCTAAGGAGCCGATCCTTCTTCGTTGGAATATCAAAGCGGGTGGCTATAAATGGATGGAGAGCCGTATTGTACCCATCTATAATACAGTAGGCAATCTGATTGCCATTGAAGGGATATCAAGAGATATCACTGCCGATAAACTGGCAAGAGAAGCATTGAATGAGAGTGAAACCCGGTTCAGGTCGTTATTCAATTCGTCGCCCGATGCTATAATTCTTGCTGATGTTGAGACAGGTATAATTGTTGAAGTGAATTCTGCAGCCACTCAACTCATAGGCAAAGAGGAAAAAGAAATAATTGGTAAACACTTTACCAGCCTGCATCCTAAGCGATTCCACGACTTTTCAGTTGGTAATTTCAACGTAAAATCAAGCAGATATCAATCAGCCGGTGAGATGAATCCAACTGAAAACCTGATAACCCGTGCTAACGGATTGGAAATCCCGGTTGAAATATCTGCCAGTGTGATCAATCTGAAAGGCAGAAAAGTCATGCATGGTGTTTTCAGGGACATCACTGAACGTAAAAAATCGGAACAAGCTTTGAGAGAAAGTGAAGGACTCACCAGGGCTGTCCTAAATTCACTTCATGCACATGTAGCTGTTTTGGATTCTGATGGAATGATTATTTCTGTTAATGAACCCTGGCGTCATTTCGGACTGGAAAATGGGATAAATACCTTCATGGGTAGTATTGAAAATGTCAATTACCTTGAAGTCATTAAGAAAGCTATTCAGGAAGGAGACTCTGGTTTAATTGAAATACAGCAGGGAATCAAGGATGTAATTAATGGCAGGATAGGAAAATATGAAACTGAATACCCTTGCCATTCGGTTCAGGAAAAGAAATGGTTCTCTATGTATGTTACTCCTTTGTCATCAGAAAATGGAGGGGCTGTTATTACTCATGAAAATATTACCCAGCGTAAACTAGCAGAAGAAGCGGTAAAAGAGAGTGAAGATAAATTCAGGACCCTTGCTGAATCGTCTCCTTATGCTATTATGATATACCAGGATGATGTCTGGGTATATACCAATGCGTCGGGTGAAAGAATCTGTGAATATAGTGCTGAAGAACTTCATACTATAAAATTCTGGGAAATTGTTGCTCCTGAATTCAGAAATGAGATTAGAAACCTGGGAAGGAACAGGCAAAAAGGACAAATACCGGACGCCTCCTATGAATTCCAGATCATCACTAAACATGGGATTAGAAAATGGGTCTTCCTCACCGGAAGTTCCCTGATTTTCAAAGGGAAACCTGCCGGTATCATATCTGTGGTAGATATTACAGATCGGAAACTGGCAGAAGAAGAAGTGCAGCGGGAAAGATTATTACTCAGGACATTGATTGATAATCTTCCGGACACTATTTATGTAAAAGACAATCAGGCAAGGAAAGTCCTCGCCAATCGTGCTGATTTAAAGGTCATGGGGTTTAAGTCAGAATCAGAAGTTATCGGGAAAGATGACATTGAGCTACTCGGGCCCGAGATTGGGGGAAGAGGATTGCGGGATGATTTAAAGGTTCTGAAATCAAAGAAACCTCTGTTTAATAAGGAAGAGGATTTTATTGATAATGAGGGTATCCAAAGATGGTTGCTTACATCCAAAATTCCACTTCTTGATGATCATGGTAAAGCTATGGGCCTGATAGGGATTGGAAGGGATATAAGTGAAAGGAAACAAACAGATCTTGCATTACGGTTAAGTGAAGAAAAACACCGTACACTCTATGAAACAATGGCTCAGGGTGTTGTATACCAGGATGCCACAGGCCGTATTCTCTCATGCAATAAAGCTGCAGAAAGGTTATTGGGATTATCTACCGAACAAATGAAAGGCAAAGAGTCCACTTCTCCAATGTGGAAAAGTATCCATGAAGATGGATCACCCTATCCCGGTGAAGAGCATCCTTCGATGCAGGCATTGAAGACTGGCAAGCCGGTGAAAAACAAAATTATGGGAATCTTTAATCCTCAGATAGAACAAATAGTGTGGATTAAGATAGATGCTGTCCCTCAATTCCATCCTGGCGAGAAACAGCCGTTCCAGGTATTTACTACCCTGGATGACATCACAGAACGCCGCCTTGCTGAAATAGCCATCCAAAGAAGTGAAAAACGCTATAGATCTCTTTTCAATGAGATGCTTGAAGGCTTTTCTTTACATGAAATCATTTGTGATGAAAATGATACTCCTGTCAATTATCGCTTCCTCGATGCGAACCCGGCCTTTGAAAAGATGACAGGATTAAAAGCAAGTGAGATTGTGGGGAAAACAGTGCTTGATGTACTTCCATCAATAGAACCTTCGTGGATAAATAACTTCGGGAAGGTGGCTATTTCAGGAAATCCACTGAATTTCGAAGATTATGCAGCCTCTCTGAATAAGTACTATCATGTGATGGCGTTTTCTCCAGAACCCAGGAAATTCGCTGCTATGATCACTGATATCACAGAGAGAAAACTGGCTGAAGAGGCATTACGGTCTTCCCGTCAGCAGCTTATGGATATCATTGATTTTCTGCCTGATGCAACCTTCGTAATCGATAATGAGAAAAAAGTCATTGCCTGGAATAAAGCCATAGAAGAGATGACAGGAATCAGTAAAGCAGGGATGATAGGAAAAGGGGATCACCATTATACGATCCCGTTTTATGGTAAGAAGCAAAAGCAACTTCTCGATTTCCTGGATTCTGATGAACATGAACTCAGACAAAAATATCATAATATCTATAAAAAAGGAAATACATTACATGCTGAAATTTTTGCACCTAATCTTTATGGCGGCAAAGGTGCTTACCTGTCAAATATTGGGGCCCCCTTATTTGATGTAAACGGACTCAGAATTGGAAGTATAGAATCCATAAGGGATATCACCGACAGGAAACAGGCTGAGGAAGAGATCTATCAGCTAAATGCTCAATTGGAACAAAGAGTAGCAGAGCGAACTTCCGATCTTGAGGCAGCTATGCATGAAATGGAAGCTTTTTCCTATTCAGTCTCTCATGACCTTCGTTCGCCACTAAGAGCCATTGAAGGATTCTCAAAGATACTTCAGGACGAATATGAACAGTTATTCGATAATGAAGGCCATCGGATATTAAAAGTAATCAGGGACAATACCCTGAAAATGGATCAGCTTATCACTGATTTATTGTCCCTTTCGCGAATTTCCAGGTTTGAGATCAAACACAGCCAGATTGATATGAATTTAATGGTTAAAGGAATCATTAATGAATTTTCTCAAACAATGGGTGATTTGAATATTGAATTTACCATCCCCAAGTTACTGAATGGAAACGGAGATACCAACCTTGTAAAACAAGTTTGGGTTAACCTGATTTCTAATGCTATTAAATATACCAAGCCTAAAGAGGATCGAAAAATTGAAATCTCCTGCTATAAAGATGGTTTCATGACAACCTATTCTGTCAAAGATAATGGAGTAGGTTTCAATCCGGAATTTACACATAAACTCTTTGGCGTATTTCAACGGCTACATAAAGCCTCCGAATTTGAAGGTACCGGGGTTGGGCTGGCAATAGTGAGAAGAATTATAAATCGCCATAATGGAAAAACCTGGGCCACCGGTGAACTTGGGAAGGGTGCTACTTTTTACTTTTCTTTACCTAATAAACCCATAAGTGAATGA